From Anomalospiza imberbis isolate Cuckoo-Finch-1a 21T00152 chromosome 14, ASM3175350v1, whole genome shotgun sequence, a single genomic window includes:
- the NHSL2 gene encoding NHS-like protein 2 isoform X5 — protein MALSNISLWIRDAWAVATSNLDVESKKAAPAKLPWQQPVNVFLAAGRPPGMEQLHQEAQLNLQSMLQEEYEEQYTESRVTGQTFRAAGHLPPDTSPEPSPRPPPAKRLEFVLMPPSQRVAEEETSSSTVLSARPPDTSLSLPTSPDKQPPWPSAFPLPPVEEKQWHQPGSIQTNIVPINVSETAMNPKSTLRRRRTIIGFPNLSLRDQGSANGPTSSTHTPIGESLSCSFVPETTSRGTTPQEISPRPPLSAPLRKTFSDLGARCCQPPAAMDGAANPCASACNGTQGTPFSPPWTPLGYGSPPSLTTGPGKGPTCTSPGGFIPSPSPGSPAASTSFFISTEERMGSNGPSFFSGPVPASPPSSECIQGAKGNLLPGSREELEPAAGPAQLEVERAGCRFRERSLSVPTDSGSLCSVDIAYAETRRGSANYALGYPSASSEGSTSTDNISLGLEPEGQRRRRSKSISLKKAKKKPSPPTRSVSLIKEGQDGDVGLSAALPKDQRPKSLCIPPELQGHRLVHADPQGSAGRELNSTAAPHQWHLTDWRAGSDPYQSLSGSSTTTGTTAVECAKTRGSSESLVSPSVSRATTPSQLSAEADLKTSSPGRPTGLMSPSSGYSSQSETPTPTVPTSTILGHSPHQVRVRPLVPERKSSLPPTSPMERSPKGRLSFDLPLTPPAHLDLSGLKISLKGKTKVSRHHSDSTFGTKLAQKTSPITPIMPVVTQSDLRSVRLRSISRSEPEDNVDGPEHTEEPARVPCPGPERKVKPPVAEKPPLARRPPCILPKPTVLREEGPLSPKSPPGTTAKEKGLAQDAFVVLRRGELRRGLGEPHLSLTPAGPRRLSQGSLDELRPERSGAEGERRKAKVPPPVPKKPSVLYLPLIPAPAQLGAGVGDLPPTPSPIITLDTDPTCCEPDAEDPPTPKAVGTTPASEPASEPASEQGSSAEAGMEEKSFASDKTAESIVEEDDEVFATSRTTEDLFTVIHRSKRKVLGRKEPGDTFSSRPTSHSPVKTSSSPTGESLAAAGSSGKSSSRNEDFKALLQKKSSKTSPGTRPSAAELLKTTNPLARRVITEFAPELDGANSPKSQP, from the exons CCACCTCTAACCTGGACGTTGAGAGCAAGAAAGCCGCCCCCGCCAAGCTGCCATGGCAGCAGCCCGTGAACGTCTTCCTGGCAGCTGGGCGCCCACCGGGCATGGAGCAGCTGCACCAGGAGGCCCAGCTCAACCTCCAGAGCATGCTGCAAG AGGAGTATGAGGAGCAGTACACCGAGAGCAGGGTCACTGGGCAGACCTTCCGCGCTGCTGGTCACCTGCCCCCCGACACCTCCCCTGAACCATCACCTCGACCCCCGCCTGCCAAGCGCCTTGAGTTCGTGCTTATG CCCCCGAGCCAGCGAGTGGCTGAAGAGGagaccagcagcagcactgtgctCAGTGCTCGGCCTCCTGACAcctccctgagcctccccaCCAGCCCGGACAAGCAGCCCCCCTGGCCCAGTGCCTTCCCCTTGCCCCCCGTGGAGGAGAAGCAGTGGCACCAGCCCGGCTCCATCCAGACCAACATTGTCCCCATCAATGTCTCCG AGACCGCGATGAACCCAAAGTCCACCCTGCGGCGTAGACGGACCATTATTGGATTCCCTAACCTGTCCCTGCGAGACCAAG GCAGCGCCAACGGCCCCACATCCAGCACACACACGCCCATTGGTGAGTCCCTGTCCTGCAGCTTTGTGCCTGAGACCACAAGCAGGGGGACGACGCCCCAGGAGATCAGCCCTCGCCCGCCCCTCTCAGCCCCACTGAGGAAGACCTTCAGTGACCTCGGGGCccgctgctgccagccaccTGCTGCCATGGATGGGGCAGCCAacccctgtgccagtgcctgcaATGGGACACAGGGCACCCCTTTTTCCCCACCTTGGACACCCCTGGGTTATGGGAGCCCCCCCAGCCTCACCACTGGCCCAGGCAAGGGGCCCACCTGCACCTCGCCAGGCGGCTTCATCCCGTCGCCCAGCCCAGGTTCACCCGCCGCCTCCACCTCCTTCTTCATCTCCACAGAAGAGCGCATGGGCAGCAACGGGCCCAGCTTTTTCTCCGGCCCAGTGCCTGCTTCCCCCCCTAGCTCCGAGTGCATCCAGGGAGCCAAGGGGAATTTGTTGCCTGGAAGCCGAGAGGagctggagccagcagcagggccagctcaGCTGGAGGTGGAGCGGGCAGGGTGCCGGTTCCGGGAGCGCTCGCTGTCAGTGCCCACTGACTCGGGGTCCCTCTGCTCTGTGGACATCGCATATGCGGAGACCCGGCGGGGCAGTGCCAACTATGCACTGGGCTACCCCAGCGCCAGCTCCGAGGGCAGCACCAGCACCGACAACatctccctggggctggagcctgaggggcagcggcggcggcgctccaAGAGCATCTCCCTGAAGAAGGCCAAGAAGAAGCCCTCGCCACCCACACGCAGCGTCTCGCTGATCAAAGAGGGGCAGGACGGTGATGTGGGGCTCAGTGCGGCACTGCCCAAGGACCAGCGGCCCAAGAGCCTGTGCATCCCACCAGAGCTCCAGGGTCACCGGCTGGTGCACGCCGACCCCCAGGGGAGCGCAGGCAGGGAGCTCAACAGCACAGCTGCCCCCCACCAGTGGCATCTCACGGACTGGAGGGCTGGCAGTGATCCCTACCAGTCCCTCTCTGGCTCAAGCACAACCACAGGGACCACTGCTGTTGAGTGTGCCAAGACACGGGGCAGCTCTGAGTCCCTCGTGTCCCCTTCGGTCTCCAGGGCCACAACgccctcccagctctctgccgAGGCAGACCTCAAGACCTCTTCGCCAGGCAGGCCCACAGGGCTAATGTCCCCCTCCAGTGGGTACTCCAGTCAGTCGGAGACCCCAACGCCCACCGTACCCACCTCCACCATCCTCGGGCACTCCCCGCACCAGGTGCGTGTGAGGCCACTGGTCCCTGAGAGGAAATCCTCTCTGCCCCCCACGTCCCCCatggagaggagccccaagggcagGCTGTCTTTCGACCTCCCACTGACTCCACCCGCCCACCTCGACCTCTCAGGGCTGAAGATCTCCCTGAAGGGGAAGACGAAGGTCAGCCGGCACCACTCTGACTCCACCTTTGGCACCAAGCTGGCCCAGAAGACCAGTCCCATCACACCCATCATGCCCGTGGTGACACAGTCCGACCTGCGCTCTGTCCGCCTCCGCTCCATCAGCCGCTCAGAGCCAGAGGACAATGTTGATGGCCCAGAGCACACAGAGGAGCCAGCGCGCGTCCCCTGCCcagggccagagaggaaagtgAAGCCACCCGTGGCAGAGAAGCCACCACTGGCCAGGCGCCCCCCATGCATCCTGCCCAAGCCCACAGTTCTACGGGAGgagggtcccctgtcccccaaatccccaccaGGCACTACCGCCAAGGAGAAGGGGCTGGCACAGGATGCCTTTGTGGTGCTGCGGAGAGGGGAGCTGaggaggggtctgggggagcCCCACTTGTCTCTGACCCCAGCGGGGCCCCGTCGGCTCTCGCAGGGCAGCCTGGACGAGCTGCGGCCAGAGCGGAGCGGTGCCGAGGGGGAGCGCAGGAAGGCCAAGGTGCCCCCGCCAGTGCCCAAAAAGCCCAGCGTGCTGTACCTGCCGCTCATCCCAGCCCCGGCACAGTTGGGAGCTGGTGTGGGGGACCTGCcacccacccccagccccatcatcaCCCTGGACACTGACCCCACCTGCTGCGAGCCTGACGCTGAGGATCCGCCAACCCCCAAGGCTGTGGGCACCACTCCTGCCAGCGAGCCTGCCAGCGAGCCTGCCTCAGAGCAAG GCAGCTCAGCAGAAGCTGGCATGGAGGAGAAGAGCTTTGCCAGTGACAAGACGGCTGAGTCCATCGTGGAGGAGGACGATGAGGTATTCGCAACATCCCGCACTACGGAAGATCTCTTCACAGTGATCCACAG GTCAAAGAGGAAGGTCTTGGGACGAAAAGAGCCTGGTGACACCTTCAGCAGCCGACCCACCTCCCACTCACCTGTAAAGACTTCAAGCTCCCCAACTGGCGAGTcgctggcagcagcaggcagcagtggGAAGTCTTCCAGCAGGAATGAGGATTTTAAAGCCCTGCTCCAgaagaagagcagcaaaacaagcCCCGGTACTCGGCCATCTGCTGCCGAACTGCTCAAGACCACGAACCCGCTGGCCCGGAGGGTCATCACAGAGTTTGCCCCTGAGCTGGATGGCGCAAACAGCCCCAAAAGCCAGCCCTGA
- the NHSL2 gene encoding NHS-like protein 2 isoform X1 yields MGCAESRSLHHPSPGKEEGPGPGQWAVALTQTVSSWSLPLPAGAGGSEDGEAQCSRPGLRQELLGGWSKRPPPTLTAMAKVEWLLAPWHRAATSNLDVESKKAAPAKLPWQQPVNVFLAAGRPPGMEQLHQEAQLNLQSMLQEEYEEQYTESRVTGQTFRAAGHLPPDTSPEPSPRPPPAKRLEFVLMPPSQRVAEEETSSSTVLSARPPDTSLSLPTSPDKQPPWPSAFPLPPVEEKQWHQPGSIQTNIVPINVSGQHFARHASARHSLFNTETAMNPKSTLRRRRTIIGFPNLSLRDQGSANGPTSSTHTPIGESLSCSFVPETTSRGTTPQEISPRPPLSAPLRKTFSDLGARCCQPPAAMDGAANPCASACNGTQGTPFSPPWTPLGYGSPPSLTTGPGKGPTCTSPGGFIPSPSPGSPAASTSFFISTEERMGSNGPSFFSGPVPASPPSSECIQGAKGNLLPGSREELEPAAGPAQLEVERAGCRFRERSLSVPTDSGSLCSVDIAYAETRRGSANYALGYPSASSEGSTSTDNISLGLEPEGQRRRRSKSISLKKAKKKPSPPTRSVSLIKEGQDGDVGLSAALPKDQRPKSLCIPPELQGHRLVHADPQGSAGRELNSTAAPHQWHLTDWRAGSDPYQSLSGSSTTTGTTAVECAKTRGSSESLVSPSVSRATTPSQLSAEADLKTSSPGRPTGLMSPSSGYSSQSETPTPTVPTSTILGHSPHQVRVRPLVPERKSSLPPTSPMERSPKGRLSFDLPLTPPAHLDLSGLKISLKGKTKVSRHHSDSTFGTKLAQKTSPITPIMPVVTQSDLRSVRLRSISRSEPEDNVDGPEHTEEPARVPCPGPERKVKPPVAEKPPLARRPPCILPKPTVLREEGPLSPKSPPGTTAKEKGLAQDAFVVLRRGELRRGLGEPHLSLTPAGPRRLSQGSLDELRPERSGAEGERRKAKVPPPVPKKPSVLYLPLIPAPAQLGAGVGDLPPTPSPIITLDTDPTCCEPDAEDPPTPKAVGTTPASEPASEPASEQGEGLSTPVVGSPQG; encoded by the exons CCACCTCTAACCTGGACGTTGAGAGCAAGAAAGCCGCCCCCGCCAAGCTGCCATGGCAGCAGCCCGTGAACGTCTTCCTGGCAGCTGGGCGCCCACCGGGCATGGAGCAGCTGCACCAGGAGGCCCAGCTCAACCTCCAGAGCATGCTGCAAG AGGAGTATGAGGAGCAGTACACCGAGAGCAGGGTCACTGGGCAGACCTTCCGCGCTGCTGGTCACCTGCCCCCCGACACCTCCCCTGAACCATCACCTCGACCCCCGCCTGCCAAGCGCCTTGAGTTCGTGCTTATG CCCCCGAGCCAGCGAGTGGCTGAAGAGGagaccagcagcagcactgtgctCAGTGCTCGGCCTCCTGACAcctccctgagcctccccaCCAGCCCGGACAAGCAGCCCCCCTGGCCCAGTGCCTTCCCCTTGCCCCCCGTGGAGGAGAAGCAGTGGCACCAGCCCGGCTCCATCCAGACCAACATTGTCCCCATCAATGTCTCCG GGCAGCACTTTGCTAGGCACGCGAGTGCTCGTCACTCCCTGTTTAACACAGAGACCGCGATGAACCCAAAGTCCACCCTGCGGCGTAGACGGACCATTATTGGATTCCCTAACCTGTCCCTGCGAGACCAAG GCAGCGCCAACGGCCCCACATCCAGCACACACACGCCCATTGGTGAGTCCCTGTCCTGCAGCTTTGTGCCTGAGACCACAAGCAGGGGGACGACGCCCCAGGAGATCAGCCCTCGCCCGCCCCTCTCAGCCCCACTGAGGAAGACCTTCAGTGACCTCGGGGCccgctgctgccagccaccTGCTGCCATGGATGGGGCAGCCAacccctgtgccagtgcctgcaATGGGACACAGGGCACCCCTTTTTCCCCACCTTGGACACCCCTGGGTTATGGGAGCCCCCCCAGCCTCACCACTGGCCCAGGCAAGGGGCCCACCTGCACCTCGCCAGGCGGCTTCATCCCGTCGCCCAGCCCAGGTTCACCCGCCGCCTCCACCTCCTTCTTCATCTCCACAGAAGAGCGCATGGGCAGCAACGGGCCCAGCTTTTTCTCCGGCCCAGTGCCTGCTTCCCCCCCTAGCTCCGAGTGCATCCAGGGAGCCAAGGGGAATTTGTTGCCTGGAAGCCGAGAGGagctggagccagcagcagggccagctcaGCTGGAGGTGGAGCGGGCAGGGTGCCGGTTCCGGGAGCGCTCGCTGTCAGTGCCCACTGACTCGGGGTCCCTCTGCTCTGTGGACATCGCATATGCGGAGACCCGGCGGGGCAGTGCCAACTATGCACTGGGCTACCCCAGCGCCAGCTCCGAGGGCAGCACCAGCACCGACAACatctccctggggctggagcctgaggggcagcggcggcggcgctccaAGAGCATCTCCCTGAAGAAGGCCAAGAAGAAGCCCTCGCCACCCACACGCAGCGTCTCGCTGATCAAAGAGGGGCAGGACGGTGATGTGGGGCTCAGTGCGGCACTGCCCAAGGACCAGCGGCCCAAGAGCCTGTGCATCCCACCAGAGCTCCAGGGTCACCGGCTGGTGCACGCCGACCCCCAGGGGAGCGCAGGCAGGGAGCTCAACAGCACAGCTGCCCCCCACCAGTGGCATCTCACGGACTGGAGGGCTGGCAGTGATCCCTACCAGTCCCTCTCTGGCTCAAGCACAACCACAGGGACCACTGCTGTTGAGTGTGCCAAGACACGGGGCAGCTCTGAGTCCCTCGTGTCCCCTTCGGTCTCCAGGGCCACAACgccctcccagctctctgccgAGGCAGACCTCAAGACCTCTTCGCCAGGCAGGCCCACAGGGCTAATGTCCCCCTCCAGTGGGTACTCCAGTCAGTCGGAGACCCCAACGCCCACCGTACCCACCTCCACCATCCTCGGGCACTCCCCGCACCAGGTGCGTGTGAGGCCACTGGTCCCTGAGAGGAAATCCTCTCTGCCCCCCACGTCCCCCatggagaggagccccaagggcagGCTGTCTTTCGACCTCCCACTGACTCCACCCGCCCACCTCGACCTCTCAGGGCTGAAGATCTCCCTGAAGGGGAAGACGAAGGTCAGCCGGCACCACTCTGACTCCACCTTTGGCACCAAGCTGGCCCAGAAGACCAGTCCCATCACACCCATCATGCCCGTGGTGACACAGTCCGACCTGCGCTCTGTCCGCCTCCGCTCCATCAGCCGCTCAGAGCCAGAGGACAATGTTGATGGCCCAGAGCACACAGAGGAGCCAGCGCGCGTCCCCTGCCcagggccagagaggaaagtgAAGCCACCCGTGGCAGAGAAGCCACCACTGGCCAGGCGCCCCCCATGCATCCTGCCCAAGCCCACAGTTCTACGGGAGgagggtcccctgtcccccaaatccccaccaGGCACTACCGCCAAGGAGAAGGGGCTGGCACAGGATGCCTTTGTGGTGCTGCGGAGAGGGGAGCTGaggaggggtctgggggagcCCCACTTGTCTCTGACCCCAGCGGGGCCCCGTCGGCTCTCGCAGGGCAGCCTGGACGAGCTGCGGCCAGAGCGGAGCGGTGCCGAGGGGGAGCGCAGGAAGGCCAAGGTGCCCCCGCCAGTGCCCAAAAAGCCCAGCGTGCTGTACCTGCCGCTCATCCCAGCCCCGGCACAGTTGGGAGCTGGTGTGGGGGACCTGCcacccacccccagccccatcatcaCCCTGGACACTGACCCCACCTGCTGCGAGCCTGACGCTGAGGATCCGCCAACCCCCAAGGCTGTGGGCACCACTCCTGCCAGCGAGCCTGCCAGCGAGCCTGCCTCAGAGCAAGGTGAGGGTCTCTCCACCCCTGTGGTGGGATCACCCCAGGGATAG
- the NHSL2 gene encoding NHS-like protein 2 isoform X3: MALSNISLWIRDAWAVATSNLDVESKKAAPAKLPWQQPVNVFLAAGRPPGMEQLHQEAQLNLQSMLQEEYEEQYTESRVTGQTFRAAGHLPPDTSPEPSPRPPPAKRLEFVLMPPSQRVAEEETSSSTVLSARPPDTSLSLPTSPDKQPPWPSAFPLPPVEEKQWHQPGSIQTNIVPINVSGQHFARHASARHSLFNTETAMNPKSTLRRRRTIIGFPNLSLRDQGSANGPTSSTHTPIGESLSCSFVPETTSRGTTPQEISPRPPLSAPLRKTFSDLGARCCQPPAAMDGAANPCASACNGTQGTPFSPPWTPLGYGSPPSLTTGPGKGPTCTSPGGFIPSPSPGSPAASTSFFISTEERMGSNGPSFFSGPVPASPPSSECIQGAKGNLLPGSREELEPAAGPAQLEVERAGCRFRERSLSVPTDSGSLCSVDIAYAETRRGSANYALGYPSASSEGSTSTDNISLGLEPEGQRRRRSKSISLKKAKKKPSPPTRSVSLIKEGQDGDVGLSAALPKDQRPKSLCIPPELQGHRLVHADPQGSAGRELNSTAAPHQWHLTDWRAGSDPYQSLSGSSTTTGTTAVECAKTRGSSESLVSPSVSRATTPSQLSAEADLKTSSPGRPTGLMSPSSGYSSQSETPTPTVPTSTILGHSPHQVRVRPLVPERKSSLPPTSPMERSPKGRLSFDLPLTPPAHLDLSGLKISLKGKTKVSRHHSDSTFGTKLAQKTSPITPIMPVVTQSDLRSVRLRSISRSEPEDNVDGPEHTEEPARVPCPGPERKVKPPVAEKPPLARRPPCILPKPTVLREEGPLSPKSPPGTTAKEKGLAQDAFVVLRRGELRRGLGEPHLSLTPAGPRRLSQGSLDELRPERSGAEGERRKAKVPPPVPKKPSVLYLPLIPAPAQLGAGVGDLPPTPSPIITLDTDPTCCEPDAEDPPTPKAVGTTPASEPASEPASEQGEGLSTPVVGSPQG, from the exons CCACCTCTAACCTGGACGTTGAGAGCAAGAAAGCCGCCCCCGCCAAGCTGCCATGGCAGCAGCCCGTGAACGTCTTCCTGGCAGCTGGGCGCCCACCGGGCATGGAGCAGCTGCACCAGGAGGCCCAGCTCAACCTCCAGAGCATGCTGCAAG AGGAGTATGAGGAGCAGTACACCGAGAGCAGGGTCACTGGGCAGACCTTCCGCGCTGCTGGTCACCTGCCCCCCGACACCTCCCCTGAACCATCACCTCGACCCCCGCCTGCCAAGCGCCTTGAGTTCGTGCTTATG CCCCCGAGCCAGCGAGTGGCTGAAGAGGagaccagcagcagcactgtgctCAGTGCTCGGCCTCCTGACAcctccctgagcctccccaCCAGCCCGGACAAGCAGCCCCCCTGGCCCAGTGCCTTCCCCTTGCCCCCCGTGGAGGAGAAGCAGTGGCACCAGCCCGGCTCCATCCAGACCAACATTGTCCCCATCAATGTCTCCG GGCAGCACTTTGCTAGGCACGCGAGTGCTCGTCACTCCCTGTTTAACACAGAGACCGCGATGAACCCAAAGTCCACCCTGCGGCGTAGACGGACCATTATTGGATTCCCTAACCTGTCCCTGCGAGACCAAG GCAGCGCCAACGGCCCCACATCCAGCACACACACGCCCATTGGTGAGTCCCTGTCCTGCAGCTTTGTGCCTGAGACCACAAGCAGGGGGACGACGCCCCAGGAGATCAGCCCTCGCCCGCCCCTCTCAGCCCCACTGAGGAAGACCTTCAGTGACCTCGGGGCccgctgctgccagccaccTGCTGCCATGGATGGGGCAGCCAacccctgtgccagtgcctgcaATGGGACACAGGGCACCCCTTTTTCCCCACCTTGGACACCCCTGGGTTATGGGAGCCCCCCCAGCCTCACCACTGGCCCAGGCAAGGGGCCCACCTGCACCTCGCCAGGCGGCTTCATCCCGTCGCCCAGCCCAGGTTCACCCGCCGCCTCCACCTCCTTCTTCATCTCCACAGAAGAGCGCATGGGCAGCAACGGGCCCAGCTTTTTCTCCGGCCCAGTGCCTGCTTCCCCCCCTAGCTCCGAGTGCATCCAGGGAGCCAAGGGGAATTTGTTGCCTGGAAGCCGAGAGGagctggagccagcagcagggccagctcaGCTGGAGGTGGAGCGGGCAGGGTGCCGGTTCCGGGAGCGCTCGCTGTCAGTGCCCACTGACTCGGGGTCCCTCTGCTCTGTGGACATCGCATATGCGGAGACCCGGCGGGGCAGTGCCAACTATGCACTGGGCTACCCCAGCGCCAGCTCCGAGGGCAGCACCAGCACCGACAACatctccctggggctggagcctgaggggcagcggcggcggcgctccaAGAGCATCTCCCTGAAGAAGGCCAAGAAGAAGCCCTCGCCACCCACACGCAGCGTCTCGCTGATCAAAGAGGGGCAGGACGGTGATGTGGGGCTCAGTGCGGCACTGCCCAAGGACCAGCGGCCCAAGAGCCTGTGCATCCCACCAGAGCTCCAGGGTCACCGGCTGGTGCACGCCGACCCCCAGGGGAGCGCAGGCAGGGAGCTCAACAGCACAGCTGCCCCCCACCAGTGGCATCTCACGGACTGGAGGGCTGGCAGTGATCCCTACCAGTCCCTCTCTGGCTCAAGCACAACCACAGGGACCACTGCTGTTGAGTGTGCCAAGACACGGGGCAGCTCTGAGTCCCTCGTGTCCCCTTCGGTCTCCAGGGCCACAACgccctcccagctctctgccgAGGCAGACCTCAAGACCTCTTCGCCAGGCAGGCCCACAGGGCTAATGTCCCCCTCCAGTGGGTACTCCAGTCAGTCGGAGACCCCAACGCCCACCGTACCCACCTCCACCATCCTCGGGCACTCCCCGCACCAGGTGCGTGTGAGGCCACTGGTCCCTGAGAGGAAATCCTCTCTGCCCCCCACGTCCCCCatggagaggagccccaagggcagGCTGTCTTTCGACCTCCCACTGACTCCACCCGCCCACCTCGACCTCTCAGGGCTGAAGATCTCCCTGAAGGGGAAGACGAAGGTCAGCCGGCACCACTCTGACTCCACCTTTGGCACCAAGCTGGCCCAGAAGACCAGTCCCATCACACCCATCATGCCCGTGGTGACACAGTCCGACCTGCGCTCTGTCCGCCTCCGCTCCATCAGCCGCTCAGAGCCAGAGGACAATGTTGATGGCCCAGAGCACACAGAGGAGCCAGCGCGCGTCCCCTGCCcagggccagagaggaaagtgAAGCCACCCGTGGCAGAGAAGCCACCACTGGCCAGGCGCCCCCCATGCATCCTGCCCAAGCCCACAGTTCTACGGGAGgagggtcccctgtcccccaaatccccaccaGGCACTACCGCCAAGGAGAAGGGGCTGGCACAGGATGCCTTTGTGGTGCTGCGGAGAGGGGAGCTGaggaggggtctgggggagcCCCACTTGTCTCTGACCCCAGCGGGGCCCCGTCGGCTCTCGCAGGGCAGCCTGGACGAGCTGCGGCCAGAGCGGAGCGGTGCCGAGGGGGAGCGCAGGAAGGCCAAGGTGCCCCCGCCAGTGCCCAAAAAGCCCAGCGTGCTGTACCTGCCGCTCATCCCAGCCCCGGCACAGTTGGGAGCTGGTGTGGGGGACCTGCcacccacccccagccccatcatcaCCCTGGACACTGACCCCACCTGCTGCGAGCCTGACGCTGAGGATCCGCCAACCCCCAAGGCTGTGGGCACCACTCCTGCCAGCGAGCCTGCCAGCGAGCCTGCCTCAGAGCAAGGTGAGGGTCTCTCCACCCCTGTGGTGGGATCACCCCAGGGATAG